Proteins encoded by one window of Bacteroidia bacterium:
- a CDS encoding sugar phosphate nucleotidyltransferase: MIAVLLAGGKGTRLAPFTISLPKPLMPVGNRPILEILIKQLKDAGVTKVVICVGYLESLIRSYFGDGSKFGVEIIYSSETEPLGTAGPMKLIESYLTDSFFFMNGDLFTDIDLEEMFKFHKDNKAVATIGLTRRTVDIDFGVIKIDQTNEFTEWKEKPTLEYLVSMGIYVFEPAVLKYLPDGFFNVPDLIVKLHEAKESVKGYHYKGNWLDIGRLEDYQRACQQMEAIEKKLNG, from the coding sequence ATGATAGCAGTATTATTAGCAGGAGGAAAAGGTACACGGTTGGCACCTTTTACAATTAGTTTACCCAAACCTTTAATGCCTGTTGGCAACAGACCAATTTTAGAAATATTAATCAAACAACTAAAAGACGCTGGTGTAACCAAGGTTGTTATTTGCGTTGGTTATCTTGAATCTTTAATCCGTTCCTATTTTGGTGACGGATCAAAGTTTGGTGTAGAAATAATTTATTCTAGTGAAACAGAACCTTTAGGAACTGCCGGCCCGATGAAACTTATTGAATCTTATTTAACAGATTCTTTCTTCTTTATGAATGGCGATTTGTTTACAGATATTGATCTTGAAGAAATGTTTAAATTTCATAAAGACAATAAAGCGGTTGCTACAATTGGTTTGACTCGCAGAACTGTTGATATTGATTTTGGTGTAATAAAAATTGATCAAACCAATGAATTTACTGAATGGAAAGAAAAACCCACTTTGGAATATTTAGTAAGTATGGGGATTTATGTTTTTGAACCTGCCGTTTTAAAATATTTACCTGACGGCTTCTTTAACGTTCCTGATTTAATTGTAAAACTCCATGAGGCAAAGGAAAGTGTAAAAGGATATCATTACAAAGGAAATTGGTTGGATATTGGCCGTCTGGAAGATTATCAGCGTGCCTGCCAGCAGATGGAAGCAATTGAGAAAAAATTAAATGGCTAA
- the asnB gene encoding asparagine synthase (glutamine-hydrolyzing), with product MCGINGIFNFNKVNIGDENALISLMNDTISHRGPDDSGISEINQRLFFGHRRLSIIDLSKAGHQPMRNDAGYEIVFNGEIYNYAELKKYLPDYKFKSDSDTEVILGLYETFGENCLQYLNGMFAFAIWDPKKEQLFLARDRSGKKPLYYSFQNGVFAFSSEVKALLKLPFIKTELDEEAFYHFLTFNVLAPPMTMFRNIKKFHPAHSMIIERTGHFKYQSYWNIEYSDYRNLSEEELKEQTLERLRKSVQYRMVANVHVGAFLSGGVDSSALVAMMSKMTNQPIKTYSIGFEDQPDFDELEHARKVSQEFGTQHFEKTVNPDEFKNFLPKIVDIFDEPLADPTCVPIYFISQKARQEGTIVVLTGDGSDEIFAGYRNHLKYIHNYKTFDKFSKLPTGLKKFISGTYSLINSNSPLNEMLSRAAQNQEFYWSSARSFKESVKNKYLHPEFRNRHQNLNSYSVIDAFKKEYNAIKKPFHDHIDWMCFMGFKFTDPHWYLYRGDKLGMAHSIELRSPFLDYEFVNFALSIPGSMKVKNNEPKYILKKSLESILSKDVLYRKKMGFCLPLKKWGSEIMTDYVESNYVEFCKNFPLLNQEGLKQILDNVKGGSEKSVNDLWTAYFLISWFKKWMHA from the coding sequence ATGTGCGGTATTAACGGAATTTTCAATTTTAATAAAGTCAATATCGGTGACGAGAACGCACTTATAAGTTTGATGAATGACACTATCAGTCATCGTGGCCCAGATGATAGCGGAATTTCTGAAATCAATCAACGATTATTTTTTGGTCACAGGCGACTTAGCATTATTGATCTTTCAAAAGCAGGTCACCAGCCAATGCGAAATGATGCCGGCTATGAAATTGTTTTCAATGGTGAAATTTATAATTATGCGGAGTTAAAAAAGTATTTACCTGATTATAAATTTAAATCGGACAGCGATACAGAAGTAATACTTGGGCTCTATGAAACTTTTGGAGAAAACTGCCTTCAATATCTGAATGGAATGTTTGCCTTTGCTATTTGGGACCCAAAGAAGGAACAACTATTTTTAGCAAGAGACCGTTCTGGAAAAAAACCATTATACTATTCTTTTCAAAATGGTGTATTTGCCTTTTCTTCAGAGGTAAAAGCATTGTTAAAACTACCCTTTATCAAAACAGAATTAGATGAAGAAGCATTCTATCACTTCTTAACATTTAATGTATTGGCTCCACCAATGACTATGTTCAGAAACATTAAAAAGTTTCATCCTGCACATAGTATGATAATTGAAAGGACAGGACATTTCAAATACCAATCATATTGGAATATTGAATATAGTGATTATAGAAACCTTTCGGAAGAAGAATTAAAAGAGCAAACTCTTGAACGTTTGCGAAAATCGGTTCAGTATAGAATGGTTGCCAATGTTCATGTTGGAGCCTTTTTAAGCGGTGGTGTTGACTCAAGTGCATTAGTAGCCATGATGTCTAAAATGACAAATCAGCCCATTAAAACCTACTCTATCGGATTTGAAGATCAGCCCGATTTTGACGAACTTGAACATGCAAGAAAAGTATCGCAGGAATTCGGAACACAACACTTTGAAAAGACTGTAAACCCTGATGAATTTAAAAATTTTCTACCAAAGATTGTAGATATATTTGATGAGCCATTAGCAGATCCGACTTGTGTTCCTATATATTTCATATCGCAAAAGGCAAGACAGGAAGGTACTATTGTTGTACTAACAGGTGATGGAAGCGATGAAATTTTTGCAGGCTATCGTAATCATTTAAAATATATTCACAACTACAAAACTTTTGACAAATTCAGTAAGCTGCCAACAGGTCTGAAAAAATTTATTTCCGGAACTTATTCGCTGATAAATTCCAACTCTCCATTAAATGAAATGTTAAGTCGCGCAGCACAGAATCAGGAATTTTACTGGAGCAGTGCAAGAAGTTTTAAAGAATCCGTTAAAAACAAATACCTACATCCTGAATTTCGTAATAGGCATCAAAATCTTAATTCCTATTCTGTGATTGATGCATTTAAGAAAGAATATAACGCTATTAAAAAACCATTTCACGATCATATTGACTGGATGTGCTTTATGGGTTTTAAGTTTACTGACCCACACTGGTATCTCTATCGTGGTGATAAGCTAGGTATGGCACATTCTATTGAACTTCGTTCACCATTTCTTGATTACGAATTTGTCAATTTCGCACTATCAATTCCCGGTAGTATGAAAGTTAAAAACAATGAGCCGAAGTACATTCTGAAAAAATCACTCGAGTCTATTTTATCAAAAGATGTACTATACAGAAAGAAAATGGGCTTCTGTTTACCACTAAAAAAATGGGGAAGTGAAATAATGACTGATTATGTAGAATCAAACTATGTGGAGTTTTGTAAAAATTTTCCGTTACTTAATCAGGAAGGTTTAAAACAAATATTAGATAACGTCAAAGGTGGCAGTGAAAAATCAGTTAATGATTTATGGACAGCATACTTTTTAATTTCATGGTTTAAAAAATGGATGCATGCGTGA
- a CDS encoding nucleotidyltransferase domain-containing protein, whose amino-acid sequence MTNGNSKNFEVIRKYFKNGCLNQYDTLLSLLHHRLPYLKNAGIILKLYQSSAIAVTTNSKNIQINSYQANYNHAIAMKNYLDKKISKYVTGVFLHGSLGTNELVQYSDFDALVILNHSTFNSKQSLINVATTLKKSERIMQKMDPLQHHGWFILTEKELEDFPTRYFPPSLFEYAKCLMGNNRFQIHFRNQTNVIKLQLFKSYCKHLLSNIDRIEQNLNYYEVKSLLSGFMLLPSVYMQLKSPEGVFKKDSFNLLKGALRQEEYEIMNQVSEIRANWVYQPPMLYKIILSLNSFALNHFFKKKASGKIPTPLKKKLLDMRPLMTTFIQTLLTKANHEVQTD is encoded by the coding sequence ATGACCAACGGTAATAGTAAAAATTTTGAGGTGATCAGAAAATACTTTAAAAATGGTTGTCTCAACCAATATGATACCTTGTTGAGTTTGCTTCACCACCGATTACCTTATTTAAAAAATGCCGGTATAATATTAAAATTGTACCAGTCAAGTGCCATTGCTGTGACAACCAATTCTAAAAATATTCAAATTAACAGTTATCAAGCAAATTACAATCATGCTATTGCAATGAAGAATTATCTTGATAAAAAAATTAGCAAATATGTTACAGGCGTATTTTTACATGGTAGTTTAGGCACAAATGAGTTGGTTCAATATAGTGACTTTGATGCATTAGTCATACTTAATCATTCTACATTTAATTCAAAGCAATCTTTAATTAATGTTGCTACAACATTAAAAAAGTCTGAAAGAATAATGCAGAAAATGGACCCCTTACAGCATCACGGATGGTTTATTCTCACTGAAAAAGAACTTGAAGATTTTCCAACCAGATATTTTCCACCTTCGTTGTTTGAGTATGCAAAATGTTTAATGGGTAATAATAGATTTCAAATTCATTTCCGGAATCAAACAAATGTTATCAAATTGCAATTATTTAAATCTTATTGCAAGCATTTGTTAAGTAATATAGATAGAATTGAGCAAAATTTAAACTATTACGAAGTTAAAAGTTTATTGAGCGGATTCATGCTTTTACCATCTGTTTACATGCAGCTAAAAAGCCCGGAAGGAGTATTCAAAAAAGATAGTTTTAATTTGCTTAAGGGTGCTTTACGTCAAGAGGAATATGAAATAATGAATCAGGTTTCAGAAATCAGAGCAAACTGGGTTTATCAGCCACCAATGTTGTATAAAATTATTCTTTCGCTGAATTCATTTGCATTAAACCATTTTTTTAAAAAGAAAGCTTCAGGTAAAATCCCGACCCCTCTCAAGAAAAAGCTACTTGATATGAGGCCGTTAATGACCACCTTTATTCAAACACTTTTAACTAAAGCAAATCATGAAGTACAAACTGATTGA
- a CDS encoding NAD-dependent 4,6-dehydratase LegB, producing the protein MKNVLITGAAGFIGSHLTEQCVEAGYNVKAFVRYNSKSNYGWLEGSKYSNQIEFITGDIRDYDSVHHAVKGCDTVFHLAALIGIPYSYVSPMAYIKTNVEGTYNIVQSCREHATENVLVTSTSETYGTAQYIPIDEKHPLVGQSPYSASKIGADQIALSYFLSFNTPVKIVRPFNTYGPRQSARAVIPTIITQLLSGKSDIKLGHITPTRDLTFVKDTANGFITIAQSSKFTGSVTNIGMNNEISVGDLAKLIADMMGKKINIITDAQRVRPDNSEVERLYCDNTKLVTNSNWKPAYNIQSGLKETIDFLEKHLHLYKPDIYNV; encoded by the coding sequence ATGAAAAATGTACTTATTACCGGAGCAGCTGGATTTATTGGTTCACATCTTACCGAACAATGTGTAGAAGCCGGCTATAATGTCAAGGCATTTGTCAGATATAATTCAAAATCAAATTATGGCTGGCTTGAAGGCTCTAAATACAGCAATCAAATAGAATTTATAACTGGTGATATCAGAGATTATGATAGTGTACATCATGCCGTTAAAGGTTGCGATACGGTCTTTCATTTAGCAGCATTAATTGGTATTCCATATAGCTATGTTTCTCCTATGGCTTATATTAAAACGAATGTTGAAGGAACCTATAATATTGTTCAATCATGTCGTGAACATGCAACAGAAAATGTTCTGGTAACATCAACAAGTGAAACGTATGGCACTGCTCAATATATTCCTATTGATGAAAAGCATCCTTTGGTTGGCCAGTCACCATATTCTGCATCAAAAATTGGGGCTGACCAAATTGCCTTAAGCTATTTCCTTTCTTTTAACACTCCTGTAAAAATTGTAAGGCCATTCAATACTTATGGCCCACGTCAAAGTGCACGTGCTGTTATTCCAACCATCATCACTCAATTACTCAGTGGCAAAAGTGATATTAAGTTAGGGCATATCACTCCGACCAGAGATCTTACTTTTGTAAAAGACACTGCAAATGGATTTATCACAATAGCACAATCATCAAAATTTACAGGATCTGTTACAAACATTGGCATGAACAATGAAATCAGTGTTGGAGATCTGGCAAAACTAATTGCAGACATGATGGGAAAAAAAATAAATATTATTACAGATGCACAACGTGTTCGTCCTGATAACAGTGAAGTTGAGCGTCTTTACTGCGACAACACCAAGCTTGTTACCAACAGTAACTGGAAACCAGCATACAATATTCAATCAGGATTAAAAGAAACTATTGACTTTCTCGAAAAGCATTTGCATCTTTACAAACCTGATATTTACAATGTTTAA
- a CDS encoding NAD(P)H-dependent glycerol-3-phosphate dehydrogenase: MNITIAGGGAFGTSLANALKKDNQITIHTRNKQVIYEINTFRKNKTYFPNKVLSKKIKATDDIEAVNDADFLFLCIPSHTISDFINTLNLNKNCTVINGAKGFGSNNKLIPDLLNEILPNKIASLKGPSFANELIFEIPTAFTIATADKDSYENIKSLFRDDLAVFDYSNNIRGVEFLSILKNIYAIIIGIVDAYYNSPNVRFLVFTKSLNEIKKIIESLAVPFDTLFNYAGIGDFGLTALNDLSRNRTLGLLIGKGFFGKNPGNPVVLEGVKAIDHFIKMFDKQQLSELKYIILLQDLFNNKINVKDFVNTVIYT, translated from the coding sequence ATGAACATTACCATAGCTGGTGGAGGAGCATTTGGAACTTCTTTAGCCAATGCCTTGAAAAAGGATAATCAAATAACTATTCACACCAGAAATAAGCAGGTAATTTATGAGATAAACACTTTTCGTAAGAACAAAACTTACTTCCCTAATAAAGTTTTAAGTAAGAAAATAAAAGCTACAGATGATATTGAGGCAGTTAATGATGCGGATTTTCTTTTTCTATGCATACCCTCACATACCATTTCTGATTTTATAAACACTTTAAATCTAAACAAAAATTGCACTGTTATTAACGGAGCTAAAGGATTTGGCTCAAACAACAAGCTAATACCCGATCTTTTAAATGAAATTCTTCCAAACAAGATAGCCTCTTTAAAAGGACCTTCTTTTGCAAATGAATTGATTTTTGAAATACCCACAGCTTTTACTATTGCAACTGCTGACAAGGATAGCTATGAAAATATTAAAAGTCTTTTTAGAGATGATCTTGCAGTTTTTGATTATTCAAATAATATCAGGGGTGTAGAATTTCTAAGTATTCTTAAAAATATTTATGCCATTATTATTGGAATAGTTGATGCTTATTACAACTCACCAAATGTCCGATTCCTGGTTTTTACAAAATCGTTAAATGAAATAAAAAAAATTATTGAATCACTAGCTGTTCCTTTTGATACTCTTTTCAATTATGCAGGCATTGGCGACTTTGGATTAACTGCATTAAATGACTTGAGTCGAAACAGAACATTAGGCTTATTGATTGGTAAAGGATTCTTTGGCAAAAATCCCGGAAATCCTGTTGTTTTAGAAGGCGTAAAAGCGATTGATCATTTTATAAAAATGTTCGATAAGCAACAACTAAGCGAATTAAAATACATTATATTGCTTCAGGATTTGTTTAACAACAAAATCAATGTGAAAGATTTTGTTAATACCGTAATTTACACCTAA
- a CDS encoding glycosyltransferase family 4 protein, which translates to MSAKVVWQTKSPIVLESFKQKKITSIIKGGNVYNFQAAIALAMKFDVTIDESAIKQDHHNVLKYYLRHRLNTPQADVTVKENYPVVVGAINKNSKNIALIHHIDKINSGQSYGHKVFFVELFRKLRKMDLVITVSEYWKIFLEEHGCKNVKVIYNSFVPEDYKIEQNDVVEFRKKYSIPDRPIVYIGNAHKQKGVYEAYDALKGLDVELIMTEAQNMASDLPVRFLSLSRKEFITLLHASEVVVLMSKLMEGWNRVAHEALLCNTPVVGSGTGGMGELLTKSKQIITTNEAIKENVETVLKNRNKYIHVGYDYVKQFDMNYFNSTWQQTVASLIGK; encoded by the coding sequence ATGTCCGCTAAAGTTGTTTGGCAAACAAAATCGCCTATTGTATTAGAATCTTTCAAACAAAAGAAGATAACTTCTATCATCAAAGGTGGTAATGTTTATAATTTTCAGGCTGCCATTGCCTTAGCAATGAAATTTGATGTTACTATTGATGAAAGTGCTATTAAACAAGACCATCATAATGTATTAAAATATTATCTACGACATCGCTTAAACACTCCACAAGCTGATGTAACTGTAAAGGAGAATTACCCTGTTGTTGTTGGTGCAATCAATAAAAACTCAAAAAATATTGCATTGATTCACCACATTGATAAAATCAACAGCGGACAATCTTATGGGCATAAGGTATTCTTTGTTGAATTATTCAGAAAACTTCGTAAAATGGATTTAGTCATAACGGTATCTGAATATTGGAAAATTTTTCTTGAAGAACACGGATGCAAGAATGTGAAGGTTATATACAATTCCTTTGTCCCTGAAGACTATAAAATAGAGCAGAATGATGTTGTAGAATTCAGAAAAAAATATTCCATACCTGATAGACCAATAGTTTATATAGGAAATGCGCATAAGCAAAAAGGAGTTTATGAAGCTTATGATGCACTGAAAGGCCTGGATGTTGAATTAATAATGACCGAGGCACAAAATATGGCTTCAGACCTCCCCGTGCGTTTTCTTTCTCTGAGCAGAAAAGAGTTTATAACCTTGTTGCATGCATCAGAGGTTGTTGTGTTAATGTCAAAGCTAATGGAAGGATGGAATAGAGTTGCCCATGAAGCACTATTATGTAATACTCCGGTTGTTGGTTCAGGCACAGGTGGCATGGGCGAACTTCTTACAAAGTCAAAACAGATAATAACAACAAATGAAGCTATAAAAGAAAATGTTGAGACAGTTTTAAAAAATAGAAATAAATATATTCATGTTGGTTACGACTATGTAAAACAGTTTGACATGAATTATTTCAATTCAACATGGCAACAAACAGTAGCAAGTTTAATAGGAAAGTAA
- the tagD gene encoding glycerol-3-phosphate cytidylyltransferase produces MTTVITYGTFDLFHFGHLELLKRAAGYGDKLIVVLSTDEFNLQKNKISRQSYNLRKQNLECIKFVSLVIPENNWEQKENDIKTHHVNTLVMGDDWNGKFDYLMPLCKVIYLPRTPGISSTILKGIETNKS; encoded by the coding sequence ATGACCACAGTAATCACATACGGAACTTTCGACCTGTTTCATTTCGGTCACCTTGAACTTCTTAAACGAGCCGCTGGATATGGCGACAAGTTAATTGTTGTTTTATCTACAGACGAATTTAATTTGCAGAAGAATAAAATCAGTCGTCAATCATATAATTTACGAAAACAAAATCTCGAATGTATCAAGTTTGTTTCACTTGTAATTCCTGAAAATAATTGGGAGCAAAAAGAAAATGACATTAAAACACACCATGTAAATACACTTGTTATGGGTGACGACTGGAATGGTAAATTTGATTACTTAATGCCTTTATGTAAAGTGATTTATTTGCCAAGAACACCCGGAATATCTAGTACCATTTTGAAAGGAATTGAAACTAATAAAAGCTGA
- a CDS encoding glycosyltransferase family 4 protein, which translates to MREVKKVLIVTNVPQDYRIAMFNALNLLLQKENIQFKVAFGADGYKRRKSKLDFSKMKFDYTILKSTKFTFGSTENTMFTYPGLLKLHREYKPDITFVIGYSPATIKLWFYSFFLNINYFIWSGSVNFKGRKDSTLRKILRMILVRRAKGFIAYGTKAKEYLSYLGAPEKKIHIAINTVDTHFFNEIAKKRINRKTNQIKQLLYLGYLTPGKKIDDLIKTINELQKLRNDFSLRIIGDGPAADSLKTLTKELELENTIIFEGFKQKSDLPPYLEQTDCFLFQTGCDIWGLVLNEAMASGLPCIVSPNAGAARDLIFDTKNGVILDFGFHHDAAIRINELLNDEALLQKMGVEANEFIEANVTAERSAKGFMSAIKQYCQNA; encoded by the coding sequence ATGCGTGAAGTAAAAAAAGTTCTTATAGTTACCAATGTCCCACAGGATTATAGGATTGCAATGTTCAATGCATTGAATCTATTGTTGCAAAAAGAAAATATTCAGTTTAAAGTTGCATTTGGTGCAGATGGGTATAAACGCAGGAAATCGAAACTTGATTTCAGCAAAATGAAATTCGATTATACAATACTGAAATCAACTAAGTTTACATTTGGATCTACTGAAAACACTATGTTTACCTATCCCGGATTATTAAAGTTACATCGTGAATATAAGCCTGACATTACTTTTGTGATTGGCTATAGCCCGGCAACTATTAAACTCTGGTTCTATTCCTTCTTTCTGAATATAAATTATTTTATCTGGTCAGGTTCTGTTAACTTTAAAGGCCGGAAAGACTCAACATTAAGAAAAATATTAAGAATGATTTTAGTTCGGAGAGCTAAAGGATTTATTGCTTATGGAACAAAAGCTAAAGAATATCTTAGCTATCTTGGCGCACCTGAGAAAAAAATACATATAGCAATTAATACTGTTGACACTCATTTTTTTAATGAAATAGCTAAGAAAAGAATAAATAGAAAGACTAACCAAATCAAACAATTACTTTATCTGGGTTATTTAACTCCCGGTAAAAAAATAGATGATCTAATAAAAACCATCAATGAATTGCAGAAGCTCAGAAATGACTTTTCTCTTCGTATAATTGGTGATGGTCCTGCTGCTGACAGTTTAAAAACCTTGACTAAGGAATTGGAATTAGAGAACACTATCATATTTGAAGGTTTTAAGCAAAAGTCTGACCTTCCACCCTATCTGGAACAGACAGATTGTTTTCTGTTTCAAACCGGATGCGATATTTGGGGATTGGTATTGAATGAGGCAATGGCTTCGGGGCTTCCTTGTATTGTTTCACCTAATGCAGGTGCTGCACGCGATTTAATTTTTGATACTAAGAATGGTGTAATTTTGGATTTTGGATTTCATCATGATGCTGCCATTCGAATTAACGAACTATTAAACGATGAAGCTTTACTTCAAAAAATGGGAGTTGAAGCCAATGAGTTTATTGAAGCCAATGTAACTGCAGAAAGAAGTGCCAAAGGATTTATGTCCGCAATAAAACAATACTGTCAAAATGCTTGA
- a CDS encoding glycosyltransferase has protein sequence MKLIKADLCMGNLKASVSMITFNHEKFIAQAIESIMSQQTSFEFELVIGDDGSTDNTRAICEQYQKQFGNKIRLIFNDKNIGSVNNFLQNIYSCDGDFIAICDGDDFWTDNSKLQKQVSFLDSHKDYSFCFTNVRSVDANGKQIKPFTQIYYNDTFTHESYVAKITPPTVTTLFRKNMLPNVFPDEFKVLPNTDMFLKALLSEKGKVHFENSVTASYRINNAGVYSGLNSFKKLEDKIKAYNLMFSYFKNNTVRKNLLDAIASTNIKLLLIAAKKLEPIKFLKYSSHIIKDSFSTGRLPFSTIKQTIKEKQQKREIINNTSKNN, from the coding sequence TTGAAACTAATAAAAGCTGACTTGTGTATGGGTAACCTTAAAGCCAGTGTTTCAATGATCACTTTCAATCATGAAAAGTTTATTGCGCAAGCAATAGAAAGTATCATGAGTCAACAAACTTCATTTGAATTTGAACTTGTAATCGGAGATGACGGAAGCACAGACAATACACGAGCCATCTGTGAGCAATATCAAAAACAATTTGGAAATAAAATCAGACTGATATTTAATGATAAAAATATTGGCAGTGTAAATAATTTTCTCCAAAATATTTATTCCTGCGATGGCGATTTTATAGCAATTTGCGATGGTGATGATTTTTGGACAGATAATTCAAAATTGCAAAAACAAGTCTCATTTCTCGACAGTCATAAAGACTATTCGTTTTGTTTTACGAACGTCAGAAGTGTAGATGCTAACGGAAAGCAAATTAAACCATTTACACAAATTTACTATAATGATACATTTACTCATGAATCATATGTTGCCAAAATTACACCTCCAACGGTAACAACGCTATTCCGAAAAAACATGCTGCCTAATGTTTTTCCGGACGAGTTTAAAGTACTTCCAAATACAGATATGTTTTTAAAAGCCCTATTAAGCGAAAAAGGTAAAGTGCATTTTGAAAATAGTGTAACAGCAAGCTACAGAATTAACAATGCTGGTGTTTACAGTGGGTTAAATAGTTTTAAAAAATTAGAAGACAAAATTAAAGCTTACAACTTAATGTTTTCCTATTTTAAGAATAATACTGTAAGAAAAAATTTACTAGATGCGATAGCAAGTACAAATATTAAACTCTTGCTTATTGCAGCCAAGAAGCTTGAACCTATAAAATTCCTTAAATATTCCTCGCATATAATAAAAGACAGTTTTTCTACCGGTCGTTTACCTTTTTCAACAATCAAACAAACTATTAAAGAAAAACAACAAAAAAGAGAAATTATTAATAACACTTCAAAAAACAATTAA
- a CDS encoding class I SAM-dependent methyltransferase — protein MHTRILDKLICPNTHLQPLLLFALEINRNQQILSNPDNTSLQPLDDVKTGLLYTADKKNIYFIHEFIPILLNDTDQDLNHIKSIYQEVGNRLPDEFKQAIEQTFSKIESKNLSADGNWNREEMKYYDAAVDTPELRAKMLNSIQRENLWRIFIPRKEEMINHFETNCKGQWIFEIGCGNARTVARMFNPVKFNYNYIGTDISFKRLMVAKMAIPESDFIQASALNIPIKNNSFNGAISFGMLHHLPRPAEAVTEVNKKLLQGAIFSYHEPVYTSRQFSEKQSAIVRKVFRTYDHSDHDNKINLKESLAALKEANHQIISIVPYNSVFRVVFEAIINRFYKSWQKSKLVMKSVLIIDNILLKTIVRLSNKLGPQAIIVVSKKL, from the coding sequence ATGCATACTAGGATACTCGATAAATTAATTTGTCCAAACACTCACTTGCAACCACTGCTGTTATTTGCTCTTGAAATAAATCGTAATCAACAGATTTTATCAAACCCTGATAACACATCACTTCAACCTCTTGACGATGTTAAAACAGGATTACTATACACAGCAGATAAAAAAAATATTTACTTCATTCATGAATTTATTCCAATCCTGCTAAATGACACAGATCAGGACTTGAATCATATAAAATCAATTTACCAGGAAGTTGGAAATCGTTTGCCAGATGAGTTCAAACAAGCAATTGAACAAACTTTTTCAAAAATTGAAAGTAAAAACCTTTCAGCGGATGGAAACTGGAATCGTGAGGAAATGAAATATTATGATGCTGCTGTTGACACTCCTGAACTAAGAGCTAAAATGTTAAACTCTATCCAACGTGAAAACTTGTGGCGGATATTTATTCCCAGAAAGGAAGAAATGATAAATCACTTTGAGACAAACTGTAAAGGGCAATGGATATTTGAAATTGGATGTGGAAATGCCAGAACAGTTGCAAGAATGTTTAATCCCGTAAAATTTAACTACAATTACATTGGTACAGATATTTCTTTTAAAAGATTAATGGTTGCTAAAATGGCAATCCCTGAGTCTGATTTCATACAGGCAAGTGCATTAAATATTCCGATAAAGAATAATTCATTTAATGGGGCAATTAGTTTTGGCATGTTACATCATTTGCCACGTCCGGCAGAGGCAGTTACGGAGGTTAATAAAAAATTATTGCAAGGTGCCATTTTTTCCTATCATGAACCGGTTTATACTTCAAGGCAATTTTCAGAGAAACAAAGTGCAATCGTTCGAAAAGTTTTTAGAACCTATGACCATAGCGATCATGATAACAAAATTAATCTGAAGGAATCACTTGCAGCATTAAAGGAGGCAAATCATCAAATTATTTCAATTGTACCTTATAATTCCGTTTTCAGAGTTGTTTTTGAAGCAATAATAAATCGTTTCTATAAGTCATGGCAAAAAAGTAAGCTTGTGATGAAATCGGTTTTAATTATTGATAATATTTTACTTAAAACAATTGTTCGACTGTCAAACAAACTTGGGCCGCAAGCTATTATTGTTGTATCCAAAAAACTCTAG